From Periophthalmus magnuspinnatus isolate fPerMag1 chromosome 6, fPerMag1.2.pri, whole genome shotgun sequence:
tcacatacacacagagtcaTGCACGTGACCTGTGGGAGGAGTGACCTGGAGGAGTGAGTAGTTACCTGTAGGGAGAGTGAGGTGAAGTGACCTGTAGAAGGAGTGACCTGTGGGAGGAGTGAGGTGGAGTGACCTGTGGAAGGAGTTAGGAGTGACCTGTAGGGAGAGTGAGGTGGAGTAACCTGTAGAAGGAGTGCCCTGCGCAAGGAGTGACCTGTGGGAGGAGTGacctgaagggggagtgaggtGGAGTGACCAGTAGGTGGAGTGACATGTAGGGGGAGTGAAGGGGATTTTGAGCTTAGAGCTGCATTACTGCATTGCTGCTTACACACTGTATGAGAGAGCAGCCAGTTTTCTTTTTAGACTTgtacgttgttgttgttgttgctgtttaaGGAGGTTTTAGGTTTAATCTTGTTCATGTTTCTGCTTGTGTCAGCTCCACCCACCTCAGAACAGGGCCATTTGTTCTCTTTTAGAACAGTGAACCTGTCAAGGTCTACATTTTGTCTTGATGTCaaaataatggtaataataaataaaaacacattagtctgatctgcaccatcagcctctCTGATCATCGCCAACACTCTCACATCACCTCCATACTAGACAAGGTGGCTGAAATGCCTTGCTTAAGGGCAAAGCAATAGAATTTGATTGGTTGGGGTTGGGGGACCACTACTCTAACTACTGAGCTGTGGTCATCATGCCGTGTCCACCACTAGGGGAGCTGtttggtctgtgtgtgtagtgtggaGGTTCAGAGCCACAGGAGTCATGATGGTGTTCACTGGAGTTTTATCTGTGGACTATAAACACAGTGACGTATCTGTGCAAGAGTCTGAGCACATTCCAGACAAGCTGAGGCCAGTCTGAGCTTTACAGAGAAACCGCTCCTGTGCCCCTCACTGTGCTGCAGCCACAGACGCTCTACAGCTTCAGCTGTTCACAACAGAAACACTGGAGTCTTTAGAGCTGTCTGTGGCCtctgatgataataataataatagtaataataataataataatacacttaaAATTGACTTATATTTCACTATTACTTGTTCTTGGTAAACTgctgtagccacaactgccctgcaGTTTACTGAGTTtgactgccaatctgtgccagtGTCTTGTCCAGCAGTTTGCATTGCTCATAGCTGGGATCAAACCTTCAGGTTATAAGCTGCCACTGTTGGCCATGTTTCTGCTGCCTCTGGACCACATGGCAGATCTGTCTGTCTTAATGAGGTTTATCCCAGATCATGTTTTGATCATGTGACATTTCTTGAGTTTCTGTGGATACTATTGTAATGCTAACAGTTACACAGCTGTGTCTTAGTGTTAGGCCCAAAACatctacaaaaatacactacaaaCTGAAGCTCCTCTCTCCTGactcccccactctctctcccactctcccttcACTCTGCTTCTTTCACtcgtccttctctcctctttcactcctctctttcactcaccCTTTGCTCCTCGTGAAAATCCCACGCCGCCCACCCCCCTCTCcatttctgcttgtttccatggttatGGTGGTTGTGTGGCGCTGTCCTCGGAGCTGGGTGGAGAGTGGAGGCTGCTCCTCCACCTTCAGTGACTCTGGTTATCAAAGGTTTTATAACAGCACAGCCGTTCCGTTTCAGTCATTCTTCTGTTTCAGTCCAATCATTGGAAGAAAATCTTTCTTTATGAAGCACATTTTATAATCTCAAAAGATTCCAGAGATTCCAGATGTTTTGTAACACTTTTGGACACTAATGTTCATGTAACTGTGGTTACGTTAAAGGGCCTATGTTACACAacactgactcttgtagctttaaatcatgttctaatgctgttccctcctcaaaaacagacctggagttgtgttttatttcattcacacgtttgagtaaccctttattattagtcttattattagtctgtctacatctccaaagctcaaaattctctgtttcaccttgtgatgtcatgaagcggtagttttcaagttagttcagtagagattggatacattagaacagagatcagagcatAGAGTCAGATGAACCTTTAAGTTCACTTTGTCACCTGGAATCAATTCAGGTTTTTCTGTCCCGAtgtcgatactttggctttaagtatcgaCCGATACCAGAGACTCAAAATGTGATTTATGTTCTTTAAGCATAAATGATGTAAACAATgatccaaatgtatttttatcttttaaagtAACAACATAACAGCTCTTTAAAAACACTAACTTAATAATGTGAGGTGTTTTGGGCCAATATTAACCAGTCATTCGTCTTATTACACCAGTGTATAGCCCAAAATAGGATATCGACTGAAACTCTGATCCattaaaaatgttcaatatcgGCATCAATATGTGATCCCACTATCATATCAGTACATCTctaataatgtaattttaatctAAATTCAGTTCAGTCATTTCTAGTCTTCATCAGCTCAGGTTTGTTTTATCTGAGGGGTCCATCGCctcagtaaaaacatgaggaCTGGAGCATAGTTTGAacaaattttgcatttttttgtgttaaactgcAATGATTAAAAGAACGTCTGGTGTGTGTcttgaaaatgtatgtataatgtATATTCAAAACCATTTTATGTTAggtcaaattaaatcaaaatgaagaTGGATAaacatgagagagggagaaaacgTCCCCAGATGTAATCTGCTGCAGTGATCCAACCTCTCTCCAAACTGATCCCACCCCTCACCAAACTTATTCAGCCCCTCACCAAACTTATTCAGCCTTCCTCCAAACTGATCTAACCCCTCACCAAACTGATCCAACCCCTCACCAAACTTATTCAGCCCCTCACCAAACTTATTCAGCCTTCCTCCAAACTGATCTAACCCCTCACCAAACTGATCCAACCCCTCTCCAGACTCCCCAGGAACacagttatattattattaatatttaaataaaactgaatcaaaatctagattgtaaagttgtaaagtattgaaaatcattaGATCCTTATTTTTCACatgtatcgatactaaaaaaaaagtctcattgacagatattaaccttttctgaatgtttctaatgatgttgagctgcatctttcacaagtataagacacatagactagtatacacacatggaccactacggTATGGAAGctacctggactaaaccaggactaaaccaggaccatggaccactatggaacctattgGACACTTGAGggatacacagatataaggtcacataGGAATAGACCACAAAGTAcgaacatttaatgtggaacaccACAGTGTCTAAGGAAATAGGGTTTTTATTATCATAGTATTGgcattggtattgagtatcaagtttatTCTTTAGTActgaaattgttttaaattttagcaTTGTAAAAGCGCTACCAGAtagatcaatatgaggaaaCACAATGTGTGGCATGTTTGTTTCCAGAGCAAACCTTGAGTCGCTGCAGAAgaagctggaggagctggagctggacgAGCAGCAGAGGAAACGTCTTGAGGCCTTCCTCACACAGAAGCAGAAGGTGGGAGAGCTGAAAGACGACGACTTTGAGAAGATCTGCGAGCTCGGAGCAGGCAACGGCGGAGTGGTCTTCAAAGTGTCCCACAGACCCTCAGGACTCATCATGGCCAGAAAGGTGAGGAACTGGGCGTTCAGTGTGGGAGTGCTTTAAACACCTGTAGACATGTAAATGGAAACAGGTAAAAGAGACTGAAACTGTGAAATAGATTAGTGGTTCAGTGAGAACTTCAGGCCCCAAAGCTGTCACGGTTAGAACTACTTACAACATGTGTTTTAGTGAAGGCCATTTAAGCAAAACTATGAAGAGAAGGTCCACATAGATCCTTTACAGCGCATCAGAgcaaacactttaaaatcatCAAAACGTGTCAAACTGCACCACCAGGGCAAAGAGcagaacattttatttcaccTTTATAGAAAATTAAACCAAAGCAAAATTATTATCAGTTCTATGCACTCACACAAGCTCCTTCAGTGAGGTACATTTGTTCAATGTGAGTGGGACTTTGACCCAGTTGGACTTTGGTCCAGTTGGACTTTGGTCcagttggaggaggtgggccaAAGCACAGCCCGGTTGGGGGAGGTGGGCTAAAGCACGGTCCAGTTgctcatgtacacacacacatttctgttTAGAGCCCTGTGCTGTGGAGAGGACAAAGGAGTAGAAAAAGTTAAGTCCTCGCTGCTCCACACTGTTGTTTAATTCATAAACTATCAGAGGAGTGTCACAACATGACTCCGATCTGACAGTTTAGCAGATATTTCATGGCTTTGTTCTTATTTTCTCGTTAACGCGTTAGCTCTGCTGCtccacatgtaaacaaacagtggtGTGTGATGACATAACCGGGccgtggctcagttggttgtgcaggcttgtttcttttagtaagtcattttagatgaatattgtgtttaaaatgtgcacattataacataataatccacagagGGCAGAGagtataactatagagcaaacacaagcacaggacttacttaaataaatataaactctAACTGTTTCAGCTGATCCACCTGGAGATCAAACCTGCCATCAGGAACCAGATCATCCGAGAGTTGCAGGTGCTGCACGAGTGTAACTCCCCATACATCGTGGGCTTCTACGGGGCCTTCTACAGCGACGGGGAGATCAGTATCTGTATGGAGCACATGGTACAGCTCTAGGTCCACcgtgctgggggtgttctacatatatctctacagtggaatattcaacatttaacacggagacacaatgcacatattaacaaacactgacaaaagaaGGTTTAAGCTTGTCTGTAAACGCAATAAAAAATCCTAAagttacacaaaaaggtgagagtgactaactgaaaaactgctggctaatgctaatgctagtttgtgactgtaatgttatttgagagggacttgtttagcagcacaaatcagctcacctgttgttgttcagataagtcagttctttctggtcagattgtgttaaaataaaactcagattaaagtctaagtaacagagcttcagacagagcagtgcctacacttagcatcacacccccagagaatattgatgacatcagttgcAGTATGATTACACATCATTAACTCTTGTTGTTCCTCAGGATGGAGGCTCTCTGGACCAGTCTCTGAAGAAGGCAGGAAAAATCCCAGAACAGATTCTGGGCAAAGTCAGCATCGCAGTGAGTGAAACACACGGCTTTACAGTTCCAGACAAAAGTCTTGttgcttatccattttgtagaaacacaagcttataacctgactttaaattactcgattggttttagaaatgtctcatatgaaagctaaaaccctccAAATTATGCTCagtatactaaaataaatttgcttcactgaagaaagattgatcatttaatgaacacagaaaggtcagattttggcaagacaaAAGTTTTGTCGCTTACAGAAAATTGAACTAAtaatttacttcaaatacaaaaatatgttgcataacGTCAGTGAATTAAGTAGTGGTGCTGTGAGATCCATATTTAATATCTTGTATGACTTCCATGAGCTTGAAGGACTGCATCCATGTGGTTCGACAATGATTCATACAATATGTTGATGAAGTCATCAGGAATAGCAAAGAAAGCAGTTTTACATGCCTCCCAGAGTTCATCAACATTCTTTGGTTTTGCCTTCCATGCTTCCTCTTTCATTCTACCCCAGACATgctcaatgatgttcatgtctggtGACTGGGCTGGCCAGTCCTGGAGCACCTTGGTCTTCTTCGCCTTGAGGAACTTTGATGTAGAGATAGAAGTATGCGATGGAGCACCATCCTGCTGCAAAATTTGACCCCTTTTATGGTTGGGAATGTAAGAGGTAGCTAATACTTCTTGATATTTTAGGCTATTGATATTGCCTTTCACCCTGCAAATGTCTCACACACCCCCATACTGGATGTAACCCCAGACCATGATCTTTTCACCACCAAACTTATCTGTTTTCTGGGTGAATCTTGGATCCATGCGGGCTCCAGTAGGTCTCCTGCAATATTTACGGCACTTTTCCAGTGTCCATCCTTTTAGCAGGCTGTGGGCCTTGGCAAATGCCACACGGTTTTTTAattgccttttgtttagtgctggtttctgTGCACTGATTCGACCATGGAGGCCATTTCGAGACAGAATTCTACAAACTGTTCTGGTTGACACAGGGACTTGAGGTGACCAGGCCTGGTGGagctctgctgcagtggaaaagGGGCTGGCCTTGGATTTCGAATCAACAAACGGTCCTCCTGAGCAGTTGTCTTGCGGGGTCTGCCAGACCTGggcttgtcaaaaacatctccagtgttttcagatctttttcttattctttgtacTTGACACTGAGACACATTGAAGGTGTCAGCCACCTCAGCAGTGGATCTGGTCTTCAGCCTCTTGATAATTAACACTTTGGtctcagggtggatcttaggcATGTTGTCAGAGGTCAACTtgcagttgatgtgaaggtctgGTGTGCTGGGGTTCTTTTTATACACACCCACTAATTGATTGATCAGTAACTGATCACAGGTGAGGCTGTAATCTAGGATTGGGTGCATCATATGACAAGGCGACAAGACTTTTgccttgccaaaatctgacctttctgtgttcattaaatgatcaatcttcagtgaagcaaatttattttagtatattgagcataatttgggagggttttagctttcatatgagacatttctaaaaccaatcgattaatttaaagtcaggttataagcttttgtttctacaaaatggagaagcaacaagacttttgtcagggactgtagatgtgtgtgtacgcatgtgcgtgtgtatgtgtgtgtatatgtgtgagtatgtgtgtgagtgtaacgCAGTTTCACACTATGTAATGCAGTTTAACATAGTGTAACGCAGTTTCACGCTATTTAAAGCAGTGTAACACAGTTTAATTCAGTGCAACACAGTGTAACACCGCTGCTATCTCTGTGGACCTGATTCTAACATGTTTCATTTCTGCAGGTCATTAAAGGCCTTTCGTATCTAAGAGAGAAACACAAGATCATGCACAGAGGTGAGTCCTGACAACAGCCAGTCCCTCACCACATACAGACTATGGTCCTGACCACACACAGACCCTGACCACAGACTAAGGTCCAGACATGATTAAGACCTGAAACATGTTTATATTCGTGTTATATTTGACCCGTCCTCACTCTCAGACGTCAAACCGTCAAATATCCTGGTGAACTCTCGAGGGGAGATCAAACTCTGTGACTTTGGGGTCAGCGGTCAGCTCATCGACTCCATGGCCAACTCCTTCGTTGGGACGCGCTCGTATATGTCGGTGagtgtagtaataataataataataataataataattaccaaTTGATTTTTGAGCAAAGTCTCGTGTGAAAAGAACTGGATTTTTTGCTCTAAACCCACTTGCCATGTTGCCTGTACTTTCCTTTTTTTCATTCAccagatgataaaaaaaatgaagtgaGTTTGGTGATTCATTTctccaaaataataaaacattagaaacCAAATTCCCAACGATTCCCACTCTTCTAGTCAGGTGTGTCTTGATCCCAGATCCATCCATGTtcagttgatactttgcagctgacatcatcaacattccctcgGAGTGTGAAGCTAGCTAAAAGCACTGCTCTGTTacttaaactttaatctgaactttgttTTACCACAATCAGACCATAAAGACCTGACTTATCTgaacaacagatgagctgatttgtgctattaaacaagtccctctcaaataacaagctagctagcattagcatttgcattagctaacagttttttttagttagacACTCTAACCCAGGGGTGtcgaacacattttcaccgagggccacatcagcaaaatggctgcccttaaagggccagatgtaaaataaatctaactacttaacttgttaattaactttctgtatttattgtttattcaagttacaaatattgcatatgcatttgcctagatgtaaagatatggctgtgtaactgcgtatttcctgataaaatgacattttaagaccatcataccttttaatttgtcgagggccacataaaatgatgtggagggccgcatttggcctgCGGGCCTTAAGTTTGACACAAGTGCTCtaacctttttgtgtaaaatcaaaccatGGACCATGAACCCtcggactgatcacaggctcctgaaaatgttgcactatagagatacatgtagaacaccctcagtgtgatgtcactgcagagcATCAATAATTAGGATAAATTGTCAGAATTCATAATATTCTAAAACTCATATATCTCACatgcacattatatatatatatatatatatatatatatataaatatttatgtgcatgtgtttgcaGCCAGAGCGTCTGCAGGGGACTCATTACTCTGTGCAGTCAGACATTTGGAGCATGGGACTTTCTTTGGTGGAAATGGCCATTGGACGGTTCCCCATCCCTCCTCCGGATGCTCACGAACTGGAGCAGATCTTTGGAGTGTCCATGGAGGGAGAGGCAGCAGTCGGCGAGTCCTCCCCCAGGCCACGCCCACCAGGCAGAGCACCAGGCTGTGAGTCCCACTTCTGATGTTTAGGCAAAATAATAGTgtagagtgtttttttatgaaaCCCTACCTTTTTGAAGATGAAACAGTGAGGGACTGTAGAGCAGAATGTGTAGTGACGTCAGAGAGTTGGTAAAAGGGTCAGGCACTTTAGGTACAGTAGAAAACAGGGTGATGTTTGTGGagttttctttttaatattttgggaTATTTTGGGAACACAGGcagatctgctccatctgagagCCACATAATGTGCTGAAAAGAATTATGACTCTTATGACTGTTTATACCAGGGGTCTTAGACTCGCGGGCCAATTGCGGGCCTCTGGGCTGTTTGTGGGCCCCTGCCTTAATATGAAATTTTAATGTTAGTGCAGCCTGCAAATTTGATATGTATGGCACTTTACAGTGTTGTGTGTGGAGCTGAACGAACCTACCAATCACGGTGGGATATATGGCTCTCGGTCGCGGGACATCGGCCATAGCGTTGCCATGGAGTGTATTGTTCCATGCCTGGCTGGCTGCTTCGTTTCTATTGGACACACGCAGACATTCGTTACgtttattcttatttaatatttaatagaagaggagtcaaggtgtcgtcgtcacagccaggtttaatttgatctgtgggtaaaccactttaataccagtagagggcgatgtttaccttctatgccttCTATACCTGAGTGCCAGCGCTGCACaggtttttaatcatcaaacacatggcCTGTACATATCTTTATTCAAATTTCACAGTTTCACGCAGCAACAGTTTTGTGTagcactgttgtaggtgacgCAAACCAGGACGATTCGAACGTGTATTGCgtagcggactccattttcgtctctttttttgcgtaggcgcggtgcatgatgcaGTGCGTGAACTGTGCTCAGATGCACGCTTCGGCTTCGTCGATATCCATGGAAAACACAGGGCACATTTTCGTCCGTATTcgtcgggtgcatgaaatgAGGCAGCACTTGTCTGTTGCTTTTTTCAACAAAACTTTTCTTGTGCAAAACCTGATGTGGCCCAGCCTCACACAGACTGCCTCCAGTGGAGTTTGAGAGTAGTTTACACACTATTACATCACAATTAACCAGGGAAATAAACACTAAGGCGATAAAGACTCAGCCTGAAGGAGCAGTGAGGGGCGAGGTTAAAGCTTTGACTTTAACACAGGGCACATTTTTAACATCAGGGCGGTACAGGTGTGAGCGGAGATGGAGCATAATAATCTGGTTTATCGCGATAAAAAGAATAACAAGAATAGTTCATGGgacaattttaataataatgataaatgcaAAGAGATAATCCCGCTAATAATCCAGTTTAGatgatgtgtatgtatgtatatatatgtatgtatacagTTGAGGTGTGAGATACAGACGTGCACCATGTTTATTGTAGTTGATGGGAGTTAAACTTATGActgtggcgccccctggaggTGAACAGCTGTGATGTCACGCAGGTCGTTCATGGtctatattatattatgatCTTACAAGGTTCATACTTCTGTTGAAGTTATTTTCCAGGACATCTGACATTATGTCATCACAGCGTCCATGACCCAAACATGTTTCAGGTGAAACTGAGACATGTGAACCCAACAGACTCATTCAATGCTTCCTAAATGCTGCACTTTTAACAAAGGACATTTTGGACAAAACAGGTGTAATTTCCTGCATGTTGATGAAATTTAGAGCAGTAAAAGTCTATTAACCTGATATccaataaacagcaaaatgtggAGACATTTTCCAGGACACGTGGTACCGTCTTATACttccatggtcctgtttagaagtACTGTTGTCCATTTGAATGTGAATGCTCGAGGTAGATACAGATTAAACATATTTTCCCCTGTACATTTTCACTTGCCCTATAATGATTCTTTTGCAGTGTATGGCCACGACAGCAGACCTCCGATGGCCATATTTGAACTCCTGGATTACATTGTTAATGAGGTGAAGCCGGTTTCACTTTAATAGAAATGATACAATCTGTGACGCGCAATTTAACCCCTTTGTTCTGTTTGCAGCCTCCACCAAAGCTTCCAGGGATTTTCAGCTCTGAATTTCAGGACTTCGTGAATAAATGGTTTGTATGACACTGAGGGGCTGACGGGCATGAGTGCCGATGAGCACGAACATAACAGTTATCCATCTTTTAGTTTGATCAAGAACCCAGCCGAGAGGGCGGACCTGAAACAGCTCATGGTGAGTGTGCTTGTGCTAGGTTTTGAGCAAACCTCAGGAGCTCAGCAGGGTCAGGCATGGTTaggacttggatgggagatggctgggaataccaggtgtcaTAAGGGGGTGCTAGTGGCCAAAAAACCTTTGTGTTCTtaagcaaggcacttcacccatatTGCCTATTTTGaaagtgggaggggccagtggcACAGACTGGCAACCTCACTTCAGtcagtcagccccagggcagctgtggctacagtagtttGACCATTTACAGAGCCTCATTGACTCTGGAGATGGTagtgtaaaaaaacacaataaatatgTCCCTTTCTGTAACATGTTTATGATGGTCTGTGATGAGACTGGATTTTAACAAAATGCCCAATGTATAAATTGCacatttcagtttgattttgttttaacctcctaagaccctAGCTCTTGTATGAGATGCTCTATTAATTTCTCTTAGTTAGGCTGATTAGGACctgatgagtttaaaaacaaatattttttacattatgtagcttgagaaaagtgatgtaaaacaaatgtcctcaaatgtggacattttaatcattttgataagtttttgcaaatcattattcaaatgttttaagtgcctgagtgtaaaaacaaaataaacaattctCTTGGAATAGTGTGTctctcatgtgaagtgctgctaacaggtgcaggaagacatatgcctttttaaggaaaaaaaaaaatt
This genomic window contains:
- the map2k1 gene encoding dual specificity mitogen-activated protein kinase kinase 1, whose protein sequence is MQKRRKPEPIQLNPIPDGHTINGTGAIEANLESLQKKLEELELDEQQRKRLEAFLTQKQKVGELKDDDFEKICELGAGNGGVVFKVSHRPSGLIMARKLIHLEIKPAIRNQIIRELQVLHECNSPYIVGFYGAFYSDGEISICMEHMDGGSLDQSLKKAGKIPEQILGKVSIAVIKGLSYLREKHKIMHRDVKPSNILVNSRGEIKLCDFGVSGQLIDSMANSFVGTRSYMSPERLQGTHYSVQSDIWSMGLSLVEMAIGRFPIPPPDAHELEQIFGVSMEGEAAVGESSPRPRPPGRAPGLYGHDSRPPMAIFELLDYIVNEPPPKLPGIFSSEFQDFVNKCLIKNPAERADLKQLMVHQFIRKSEAEQVDFAGWLCSTIGLNQPSTPTHGPGP